From a single Streptomyces misionensis genomic region:
- a CDS encoding alpha/beta fold hydrolase, with translation MSSTESPSVPAASVLPRVAPVRVGEGERLRSVGLPGVTLSVRCRPPAREGLPRALYVHGLGGSSQNWSELMAHLDGVVHSEAVDLPGFGDSPPPDDGDYSVTGHARAVIRYLDAAGQGPVHLFGNSLGGAVATRVAAVRPDLVRTLTLVSPALPELRIQRTAVPTGLLGVPGIAALFTRFTKEWTAEQRVRGVMGLCYGDPGRVSPEAFRYAVEELERRLRLPYFWDAMARSARGIVNAYTLGGQHGLWRQAERVLAPTLLVYGGRDQLVGYRMSAKAARAFRDSRLLTLPDAGHVAMMEYPDVVARAFRELLAQQQDAEGNAGRGAVVDDDGDDSTDTGGRGAADGTEAGS, from the coding sequence ATGTCTTCGACCGAGTCGCCTTCCGTGCCGGCCGCCAGTGTGCTCCCCAGGGTGGCGCCCGTCCGGGTCGGCGAAGGGGAGCGGCTGCGCTCGGTCGGTCTGCCCGGGGTCACCCTGTCGGTGCGCTGCCGGCCGCCCGCGCGCGAGGGACTGCCGCGCGCCCTCTACGTGCACGGACTCGGCGGTTCCTCACAGAACTGGTCGGAGCTGATGGCCCACCTGGACGGCGTCGTGCACAGCGAGGCCGTCGACCTGCCCGGTTTCGGCGACTCGCCGCCCCCGGACGACGGCGACTACTCGGTCACCGGACACGCGCGCGCGGTGATCCGCTACCTGGACGCGGCCGGGCAGGGTCCCGTCCATCTCTTCGGCAACTCGCTCGGCGGCGCCGTCGCCACCCGCGTGGCCGCCGTACGCCCCGACCTGGTGCGCACCCTCACCCTGGTCTCGCCCGCCCTGCCGGAGCTGCGCATCCAGCGCACCGCGGTGCCGACCGGACTGCTCGGCGTGCCCGGCATCGCCGCCCTGTTCACCCGGTTCACCAAGGAGTGGACGGCCGAGCAGCGGGTGCGCGGGGTCATGGGCCTCTGTTACGGCGATCCGGGCCGGGTGTCGCCGGAGGCCTTCCGGTACGCCGTCGAGGAGCTGGAGCGGCGGCTGCGGCTGCCGTACTTCTGGGACGCGATGGCCCGCTCGGCGCGCGGCATCGTCAACGCCTACACGCTCGGCGGGCAGCACGGGCTGTGGCGGCAGGCCGAGCGCGTGCTCGCCCCGACGCTGCTCGTCTACGGCGGCCGGGACCAGCTCGTCGGCTACCGCATGTCCGCCAAGGCCGCCCGCGCCTTCCGCGACTCACGTCTGCTGACCCTGCCGGACGCCGGGCACGTGGCGATGATGGAATACCCGGACGTGGTGGCGCGGGCGTTCCGGGAACTGCTGGCACAGCAGCAGGACGCGGAGGGAAACGCCGGGCGGGGGGCCGTCGTTGACGACGACGGGGACGACAGCACGGACACGGGCGGCCGCGGGGCCGCCGACGGTACGGAAGCGGGGAGCTGA
- a CDS encoding ABC transporter permease, translated as MSGFGGFLLRRAVATVITLLAVSVIVYVVFYATPGNVAQITCGPRCSPEQVHQVAERLRLDDPLAVRYWHFLQGLFVGQDFSTGTSVEHCAAPCLGESYQTGQQVLDIILGKLPVSLSLVVGAMVLWLLLGVGTGVLSVWRRGRVSERTLTAITLAGMATPVFVIGLVLMIVVCGQLQLLPFPQYVNFTDDPEQWAWNLLLPWLSLALVEAATFARLTRSAMLETLAEDHVRTFRAYGVGERAIVARHALRGAFAPVIALNANNVGSAIGGAVLTESLFGLPGIGQELVHAVEVVDLPVVVGMVLVISFFVVLANAVADVLYAVADRRVVLA; from the coding sequence ATGAGCGGCTTCGGCGGATTCCTGCTGCGCCGGGCCGTGGCCACGGTGATCACCCTGCTCGCCGTCTCGGTGATCGTCTACGTCGTCTTCTACGCCACCCCCGGCAACGTCGCCCAGATCACCTGCGGCCCGCGCTGCTCGCCGGAACAGGTGCACCAGGTCGCCGAGCGGCTGCGGCTGGACGACCCGCTCGCCGTGCGCTACTGGCACTTCCTCCAGGGCCTGTTCGTCGGCCAGGACTTCTCCACCGGCACCTCCGTGGAGCACTGCGCGGCGCCCTGCCTCGGGGAGTCGTACCAGACCGGGCAGCAGGTCCTGGACATCATCCTGGGCAAGCTGCCCGTCAGCCTCTCCCTGGTCGTCGGCGCCATGGTGCTCTGGCTCCTGCTCGGCGTCGGCACCGGGGTGCTGTCCGTCTGGCGGCGGGGCCGGGTCTCCGAGCGGACGCTGACCGCGATCACCCTCGCGGGCATGGCCACCCCGGTGTTCGTCATCGGCCTGGTGCTGATGATCGTCGTCTGCGGCCAACTCCAGCTGCTGCCCTTCCCGCAGTACGTGAACTTCACCGACGACCCCGAACAGTGGGCCTGGAACCTGCTGCTGCCCTGGCTGTCGCTGGCCTTGGTCGAGGCGGCGACCTTCGCCCGGCTGACCCGCAGCGCCATGCTGGAGACCCTCGCCGAGGACCATGTGCGCACCTTCCGGGCGTACGGCGTGGGGGAGCGGGCCATCGTCGCACGGCACGCGCTGCGCGGCGCGTTCGCCCCGGTCATCGCGCTCAACGCCAACAACGTCGGCTCCGCCATCGGCGGCGCCGTCCTCACCGAGTCCCTGTTCGGGCTGCCCGGCATCGGCCAGGAACTCGTCCACGCGGTGGAGGTGGTGGACCTGCCGGTGGTCGTCGGCATGGTCCTCGTCATCTCGTTCTTCGTGGTGCTCGCCAACGCCGTCGCGGACGTGCTGTACGCGGTGGCCGACCGACGGGTGGTGCTCGCATGA
- a CDS encoding DUF3107 domain-containing protein — MEVKIGVQHAPREIVLESGQSVEEVERLVSDALAGKTQLLTLEDEKGRKVMVPTDRLAYVELGAPTVRKVGFGAL; from the coding sequence GTGGAGGTCAAGATCGGCGTGCAGCACGCGCCCCGCGAGATCGTTCTGGAGAGCGGTCAGAGCGTCGAGGAGGTCGAGCGCCTGGTGTCCGACGCGCTGGCCGGGAAGACGCAGCTGCTGACCCTTGAGGACGAGAAGGGCCGCAAGGTCATGGTGCCGACGGACCGGCTGGCGTACGTGGAGCTCGGCGCGCCGACCGTGCGCAAGGTGGGCTTCGGCGCGCTCTAG
- a CDS encoding ABC transporter permease, with product MSEALVAVEAAGTDSTVPAASGARLFWRRLRAQRAALVAAAVVALLVLIALAAPLLTAVEGQDPTTYHPSLIDSARGGVPVGSFGGIGADHWLGVEPQTGRDLFARLVYGARISLGVALAATLIQVAVGVVVGVSAALGNQWVDQVLSRITDIIVAMPLMIMSLALLAIVPPSFPRPVLVTLVIGLVAWGGVAKIVRAQTLSAKGLDYVSAARLSGWKTRHIARRELLPGLAAPVITYAALLVPMNISVESALSFLGVGVKPPTPSWGQMLTAADVWYQAAPQYLLLPAGALFVTVFALTVLGDGVRTALDPRAASRLRVGTGRKKPADPARAGAADEKKEATA from the coding sequence GTGAGCGAGGCACTTGTCGCCGTCGAGGCCGCCGGGACGGACAGCACCGTCCCGGCGGCCTCGGGGGCCCGTCTGTTCTGGCGGCGGCTGCGGGCGCAGCGCGCCGCCCTGGTCGCCGCGGCGGTCGTCGCGCTGCTCGTCCTGATCGCGCTCGCCGCGCCGCTGCTCACCGCGGTCGAGGGCCAGGACCCCACCACCTACCACCCGTCGCTGATCGACTCCGCGCGCGGCGGCGTGCCCGTCGGCTCCTTCGGCGGCATCGGCGCCGACCACTGGCTGGGCGTCGAACCCCAGACCGGCCGCGACCTGTTCGCGCGCCTGGTCTACGGCGCCCGGATCTCGCTCGGGGTGGCCCTGGCCGCCACGCTCATCCAGGTCGCCGTCGGGGTCGTCGTCGGCGTGAGCGCCGCGCTCGGCAATCAATGGGTTGATCAAGTGTTGAGCCGGATCACCGACATCATCGTCGCCATGCCACTGATGATCATGTCGTTGGCACTGCTGGCGATCGTGCCGCCGAGCTTCCCGCGGCCCGTCCTGGTCACCCTCGTGATCGGCCTGGTCGCCTGGGGCGGCGTCGCGAAGATCGTGCGCGCCCAGACCCTGTCCGCCAAGGGGCTCGACTACGTCTCGGCGGCCCGGCTCAGCGGCTGGAAGACCCGGCACATCGCGCGCCGCGAACTGCTGCCCGGGCTCGCCGCGCCCGTCATCACCTACGCGGCGCTCCTGGTGCCCATGAACATCTCGGTCGAGTCCGCGCTGTCCTTCCTCGGCGTCGGCGTGAAGCCGCCCACGCCCTCCTGGGGACAGATGCTCACCGCCGCCGACGTCTGGTACCAGGCCGCGCCCCAGTATCTGCTGCTGCCGGCCGGAGCCCTGTTCGTCACCGTCTTCGCCCTCACCGTGCTCGGCGACGGCGTGCGCACCGCCCTCGACCCGCGCGCCGCCTCCCGGCTGCGCGTCGGCACCGGCCGCAAGAAGCCGGCGGACCCCGCCCGCGCGGGCGCCGCGGACGAGAAGAAGGAGGCGACCGCATGA
- a CDS encoding ABC transporter substrate-binding protein, with translation MRQPSVIARRVAAASVSLVVAAGAAACGPKDNDAKGSGGDSTPHKGGTLTVLNSEPQTDFDPARLYTSGGGNVPSLVFRTLTTRNRADGADGAKVVPDLATDTGRPSKDATVWTYTLKKGLTYEDGTPITSADIKYGIERSFAPELSGGAPYLRDWLAGAAGYQGPYKDKKGLSAIETPDDRTIVFHLNKPEGEFPFLATQTQFAPVPRSKDTGTKYEEHPVSSGPYEVVENENDGEHVLLKRNPHWSAATDDQRKAYPDTIDVRSGLDSSVINQRLSASQGADAAAVTTDTNLGPAELAKVTGDKELAARVGTGHFGYTNYIAFNPAVKPFDNPKVREAIAYAVDRSSVVNAAGGSALAEPATTFLPNQKSFGYTPYDPFPAGPSGNPAKARQLLAQAGYKNGLTVTLTHSNAKDFATSPEIATALQDALKKAGITVKLQGLENNDYRDTVHNVKTEPGFFLAGWGADWPSGGPFLAPIFDGRQIVKDGANFNASRLDDKSVNDEIDAINKLTDLDAAAKRWGALDKKIGERALVVPLFHPVYKRLYGKDVRNIVIGDWTGVLDISQVAVK, from the coding sequence ATGCGTCAACCGTCCGTCATAGCGCGCCGCGTGGCAGCGGCATCCGTCAGCCTGGTCGTGGCAGCGGGCGCCGCCGCCTGCGGCCCGAAGGACAACGATGCCAAGGGTTCCGGTGGCGACTCCACGCCCCACAAGGGCGGCACGCTCACGGTCCTGAACTCCGAGCCGCAGACCGACTTCGACCCCGCGCGCCTGTACACCTCGGGCGGCGGGAACGTCCCCTCGCTGGTCTTCCGCACCCTCACCACCCGCAACCGCGCCGACGGCGCGGACGGCGCCAAGGTCGTGCCGGACCTGGCCACCGACACCGGGCGGCCCAGCAAGGACGCGACCGTGTGGACGTACACCCTGAAGAAGGGCCTCACGTACGAGGACGGCACCCCCATCACCTCGGCCGACATCAAGTACGGCATCGAGCGCTCCTTCGCCCCCGAACTCTCCGGCGGCGCCCCCTACCTGCGGGACTGGCTGGCCGGCGCGGCCGGCTACCAGGGGCCGTACAAGGACAAGAAGGGCCTGTCGGCGATCGAGACGCCCGACGACCGGACCATCGTCTTCCATCTGAACAAGCCCGAGGGCGAGTTCCCGTTCCTGGCCACCCAGACGCAGTTCGCACCGGTGCCCAGGAGCAAGGACACGGGCACCAAGTACGAGGAGCACCCGGTCTCGTCCGGCCCCTACGAGGTCGTCGAGAACGAGAACGACGGCGAGCACGTGCTGCTCAAGCGCAACCCCCACTGGTCCGCGGCCACCGACGACCAGCGCAAGGCCTACCCGGACACCATCGACGTCCGCTCCGGGCTCGACTCCTCGGTGATCAACCAGCGGCTCTCCGCGTCCCAGGGCGCGGACGCCGCCGCCGTCACCACGGACACCAACCTCGGTCCGGCCGAACTCGCCAAGGTCACCGGCGACAAGGAACTCGCCGCGCGCGTGGGCACCGGGCACTTCGGCTACACGAACTACATCGCGTTCAACCCGGCCGTGAAGCCGTTCGACAACCCCAAGGTGCGCGAGGCCATCGCCTACGCCGTCGACCGCTCCTCGGTGGTCAACGCGGCCGGCGGCAGCGCGCTCGCCGAGCCCGCCACCACCTTCCTGCCGAACCAGAAGTCCTTCGGCTACACGCCGTACGACCCGTTCCCGGCCGGTCCGTCCGGCAACCCGGCGAAGGCCAGGCAGCTGCTGGCGCAGGCCGGTTACAAGAACGGGCTCACCGTCACGCTGACGCACTCCAACGCCAAGGACTTCGCGACCAGCCCGGAGATCGCCACCGCCCTCCAGGACGCGCTCAAGAAGGCCGGGATCACGGTGAAGCTCCAGGGTCTGGAGAACAACGACTACCGGGACACCGTGCACAACGTGAAGACCGAGCCCGGCTTCTTCCTCGCCGGCTGGGGCGCCGACTGGCCCTCCGGCGGTCCGTTCCTCGCCCCGATCTTCGACGGCCGGCAGATCGTCAAGGACGGCGCCAACTTCAACGCGAGCCGGCTCGACGACAAGTCGGTCAATGACGAGATTGACGCGATCAACAAGTTGACCGACCTCGACGCGGCCGCCAAGCGCTGGGGCGCGCTGGACAAGAAGATCGGCGAGCGCGCCCTCGTGGTGCCGCTGTTCCACCCGGTCTACAAGCGCCTGTACGGCAAGGACGTCCGGAACATCGTCATCGGCGACTGGACCGGCGTGCTGGACATCTCCCAGGTCGCGGTGAAGTGA
- a CDS encoding DEAD/DEAH box helicase, with protein MTLPVALSGTDVIGQAKTGTGKTLGFGLPLLERVTVPADVEAGRAAPEALTDAPQALVVVPTRELCTQVTNDLQTAGKVRNVRVLAIYGGRAYEPQVEALQKGVDVVVGTPGRLLDLAGQKKLDLKHVKCLVLDEADEMLDLGFLPDVEKIIAMLPAKRQTMLFSATMPGAVIGLARRYMSRPTHIRATAPDDEGATVANIKQFVYRAHNMDKPEMVARILQAEGRGLAMIFCRTKRTAADIAEQLQRRGFASGAVHGDLGQGAREQALRAFRNGKVDVLVCTDVAARGIDVEGVTHVINYQSPEDEKTYLHRVGRTGRAGAKGTAITFVDWDDIPRWQLINKALELDFNDPVETYSSSPHLFSDLGIPEGTKGILPRSERTRAGLDAEELEDLGETGGRGARGRGRGGRPDRSGAPAPESERERPARTPRRRRRTRGGAPVDPSAAAPASESAPSVEEPASPRTPRRRRRTRGGAQAPVAVPAEATTETPQAAPVAAPVVESAVAAPAVEAPAEEKPRRRRTRASAERAETAAVETPAQEAVAAEAVVAEAPAVETQPEPETKPRRRTRKTAEAAEAAVDTAEATEAKPRRTRKTAAAKPETEAEAPEAEAKPRRTRKTAAAKAEAEAEAPEAEVKPRRTRKTAASAEAAAETAEATEAKPRRTRKTAAATEAATDEAAPAAKPRRTRKTAAAKPETEAEAPEAEAKPRRTRKATAVEADAPEAEAKPRRTRKTAAAKAEADAPEAEAEVKPRRTRKTAASAEATEAEAAEAKPRRTRKTAAAAVEAADGAEPAAPKARRTRKATAEIPAQASGEPETKPRRTRKTAAATEAATDEAAPAAKPRRTRKATAAVEAPEA; from the coding sequence ATGACGCTCCCCGTCGCCCTTTCCGGCACGGACGTCATCGGCCAGGCCAAGACCGGCACCGGCAAGACGCTGGGCTTCGGCCTCCCGCTCCTCGAGCGCGTGACCGTCCCCGCCGACGTGGAGGCCGGACGCGCCGCCCCCGAAGCCCTCACCGACGCCCCGCAGGCGCTCGTCGTCGTCCCCACCCGCGAGCTGTGCACGCAGGTCACCAACGACCTCCAGACGGCCGGCAAGGTCCGTAACGTGCGCGTGCTGGCCATCTACGGCGGCCGGGCCTACGAGCCCCAGGTCGAGGCCCTGCAGAAGGGCGTCGACGTCGTCGTCGGCACCCCGGGCCGGCTCCTCGACCTCGCGGGCCAGAAGAAGCTGGACCTGAAGCACGTCAAGTGCCTCGTCCTCGACGAGGCCGACGAGATGCTCGACCTGGGCTTCCTGCCCGACGTCGAGAAGATCATCGCCATGCTGCCGGCCAAGCGCCAGACCATGCTGTTCTCGGCGACCATGCCGGGCGCGGTCATCGGCCTCGCGCGCCGCTACATGTCCCGGCCCACGCACATCCGCGCCACCGCGCCGGACGACGAGGGCGCGACGGTCGCGAACATCAAGCAGTTCGTCTACCGCGCGCACAACATGGACAAGCCGGAGATGGTCGCCCGCATTCTCCAGGCCGAGGGCCGCGGACTGGCGATGATCTTCTGCCGGACCAAGCGCACGGCCGCCGACATCGCCGAGCAGTTGCAGCGCCGCGGGTTCGCCTCCGGCGCGGTCCACGGCGACCTCGGCCAGGGCGCCCGCGAGCAGGCGCTGCGCGCCTTCCGCAACGGCAAGGTCGACGTGCTGGTCTGCACCGACGTGGCCGCGCGCGGCATCGACGTCGAGGGCGTCACCCACGTCATCAACTACCAGTCCCCCGAGGACGAGAAGACGTACCTGCACCGCGTCGGCCGCACCGGCCGCGCGGGCGCCAAGGGCACGGCGATCACGTTCGTGGACTGGGACGACATCCCGCGCTGGCAGCTGATCAACAAGGCGCTGGAGCTGGACTTCAACGACCCGGTGGAGACGTACTCGTCGTCCCCGCACCTGTTCTCCGACCTCGGCATCCCCGAGGGCACCAAGGGCATCCTGCCGCGCTCGGAGCGGACCCGTGCCGGTCTGGACGCGGAGGAGCTGGAGGACCTGGGCGAGACCGGCGGACGGGGTGCGCGCGGCCGTGGCCGCGGTGGCCGTCCCGACCGCTCCGGTGCCCCGGCCCCCGAGAGCGAGCGCGAGCGTCCGGCCCGGACCCCGCGCCGTCGCCGCCGCACCCGTGGCGGCGCCCCGGTGGACCCGTCCGCCGCGGCCCCGGCCAGCGAGTCCGCGCCGTCCGTGGAGGAGCCGGCGTCCCCGCGCACCCCGCGCCGTCGCCGCCGTACCCGCGGCGGTGCCCAGGCCCCGGTCGCGGTGCCGGCGGAGGCGACCACCGAGACGCCGCAGGCGGCCCCCGTGGCCGCGCCCGTCGTGGAGTCCGCCGTGGCGGCGCCCGCCGTTGAGGCGCCCGCCGAGGAGAAGCCGCGTCGCCGTCGCACCCGCGCGTCCGCGGAGCGCGCCGAGACGGCCGCGGTCGAGACGCCGGCCCAGGAGGCCGTGGCCGCCGAGGCCGTCGTCGCCGAGGCCCCGGCCGTGGAGACGCAGCCGGAGCCGGAGACCAAGCCGCGCCGCCGCACCCGCAAGACCGCGGAGGCCGCGGAGGCCGCGGTGGACACGGCCGAGGCCACGGAGGCCAAGCCGCGCCGCACCCGCAAGACCGCGGCCGCCAAGCCGGAGACCGAGGCGGAGGCCCCCGAGGCCGAGGCCAAGCCCCGCCGCACGCGCAAGACGGCCGCCGCCAAGGCGGAGGCCGAGGCGGAGGCCCCCGAGGCCGAGGTCAAGCCGCGTCGCACCCGCAAGACCGCGGCGAGCGCCGAGGCCGCGGCGGAGACCGCCGAAGCCACCGAGGCCAAGCCGCGCCGTACGCGGAAGACGGCCGCCGCCACCGAGGCCGCGACCGACGAGGCCGCCCCGGCGGCCAAGCCGCGCCGCACCCGCAAGACCGCGGCCGCCAAGCCGGAGACCGAGGCGGAGGCCCCCGAGGCCGAGGCCAAGCCCCGCCGCACCCGGAAGGCGACCGCCGTCGAGGCGGACGCGCCGGAGGCCGAGGCCAAGCCGCGCCGCACCCGCAAGACGGCCGCCGCCAAGGCGGAGGCCGACGCCCCCGAGGCCGAGGCCGAGGTCAAGCCCCGCCGCACCCGCAAGACCGCGGCGAGCGCCGAGGCCACCGAGGCGGAGGCCGCGGAGGCGAAGCCGCGCCGTACGCGCAAGACCGCGGCCGCGGCCGTGGAGGCGGCCGACGGTGCCGAGCCGGCCGCTCCGAAGGCCCGGCGCACCCGTAAGGCCACGGCGGAGATCCCGGCGCAGGCCAGCGGCGAGCCGGAGACCAAGCCGCGCCGTACGCGCAAGACCGCCGCCGCCACCGAGGCCGCGACCGACGAGGCCGCCCCGGCGGCCAAGCCGCGCCGCACCCGCAAGGCGACGGCGGCCGTGGAGGCCCCGGAGGCCTGA
- a CDS encoding Ms4533A family Cys-rich leader peptide gives MSPRHAVSCSAAIELALIGVTALCVADIDCR, from the coding sequence ATGTCGCCCCGTCACGCCGTCTCCTGCAGCGCCGCCATCGAGCTGGCGCTGATCGGTGTGACCGCACTCTGCGTGGCCGACATCGACTGTCGCTGA
- a CDS encoding ferritin-like fold-containing protein, which translates to MTSSDKAEKASAAPAPTGVAAQDWAQAAAEPHYRAAVVDLLGALAYGELAAFERLAEDAKLAPTLADKAELAKMASAEFHHFERLRDRLTEIGEEPTAAMDPFVAALDGFHRQTAPSDWLEGLVKAYVGDSIASDFYREVAARLDSDTRELVLAVLDDTGHAEFAVEKVRAAIDADPRVGGRLALWARRLMGEALSQSQRVVADRDALSTMLVGGVADGFDLAEVGRMFTRITEAHTKRMAALGLAA; encoded by the coding sequence ATGACTAGCTCTGACAAGGCTGAGAAGGCGTCCGCCGCCCCCGCGCCGACCGGTGTCGCCGCCCAGGACTGGGCGCAGGCCGCCGCCGAGCCGCACTACCGCGCCGCCGTCGTGGACCTGCTCGGTGCGCTCGCCTACGGCGAGCTCGCGGCGTTCGAGCGGCTCGCGGAGGACGCCAAGCTGGCGCCGACCCTCGCGGACAAGGCGGAGCTGGCGAAGATGGCCTCGGCCGAGTTCCACCACTTCGAGCGACTGCGCGACCGGCTGACCGAGATCGGCGAGGAGCCGACGGCGGCGATGGACCCGTTCGTCGCCGCGCTCGACGGCTTCCACCGCCAGACCGCGCCGTCGGACTGGCTGGAGGGCCTGGTCAAGGCGTACGTCGGCGACTCCATCGCGAGCGACTTCTACCGGGAGGTGGCCGCGCGTCTCGACTCCGACACGCGTGAACTGGTGCTCGCCGTGCTGGACGACACCGGGCACGCGGAGTTCGCGGTGGAGAAGGTGCGGGCCGCCATCGACGCCGATCCGCGGGTCGGCGGACGCCTCGCGCTGTGGGCGCGGCGGCTGATGGGGGAGGCGCTGTCGCAGTCCCAGCGGGTCGTGGCGGACCGGGACGCGCTGTCCACGATGCTCGTGGGCGGGGTGGCCGACGGGTTCGACCTGGCGGAGGTGGGCCGGATGTTCACCCGGATCACGGAGGCGCACACCAAGCGGATGGCCGCGCTCGGCCTCGCGGCCTGA
- a CDS encoding DUF3152 domain-containing protein, which translates to MGRHSRRGPAQPAAKDNGPDIAARSERDTERGAPGAGAGGRAGVRGAPGPAGAGRRPDATPAHGVPRLPEGTPARGVPRLPDGTPGRGVPRSPEGTPAHGVPRLPEGTPAHGVSGVPGAAAARGGHPEQREPGGGWGEFAGRAGAGAPGVVLPRQRQAGPGGPAGRGPRQDYLDAFDGDGDRGRGGPGATRTKEAPAERVEAAAADADKGKGRDKALPAQRGGKGRTFTGIAAAAVTTVLAVVVAGQVTEGRDDAAAPGRSAPDQGDASGRPSAPASAAPLTYQQKMDRTYPLSATLKGSGKFDTVPGFDKAPGTGQKYRYRVDIEQGMGLDGALFAQAVQKTLNDDRSWAHGGARTFERISSGKPDFVITLASPGTTATWCAKSGLDTTEDNVSCDSAATQRVMINAYRWAQGSKTYGDKIYMYRQMLINHEVGHRLGHNHVTCQRNGELAPVMQQQTKFLDHDGIHCLPNAWPYPRS; encoded by the coding sequence GTGGGACGCCACAGCCGCCGAGGGCCGGCCCAGCCGGCCGCCAAGGACAACGGTCCGGACATAGCGGCCAGGAGCGAGCGGGACACGGAGCGCGGAGCGCCGGGGGCGGGTGCCGGCGGGCGGGCCGGTGTGCGGGGAGCGCCGGGCCCGGCGGGTGCGGGGAGACGACCGGACGCGACGCCCGCCCACGGGGTGCCGCGCCTGCCGGAGGGGACTCCGGCGCGTGGGGTGCCGCGTCTGCCGGACGGGACTCCAGGTCGTGGGGTGCCGCGCTCGCCGGAGGGGACCCCGGCCCACGGCGTGCCGCGTCTTCCCGAGGGCACCCCGGCCCACGGCGTGTCCGGTGTCCCCGGTGCCGCCGCGGCCCGTGGCGGACACCCCGAGCAGCGTGAACCCGGCGGCGGCTGGGGCGAGTTCGCGGGGCGAGCCGGAGCCGGCGCGCCCGGTGTGGTGCTGCCCCGGCAGCGCCAGGCGGGCCCGGGCGGACCGGCCGGGCGCGGTCCCCGCCAGGACTACCTGGACGCCTTCGACGGCGACGGCGACCGGGGCCGCGGCGGACCCGGGGCCACGCGTACGAAGGAGGCGCCGGCCGAGCGGGTCGAGGCCGCCGCCGCGGACGCGGACAAGGGCAAGGGCAGGGACAAGGCGCTACCCGCCCAGCGCGGCGGCAAGGGGCGGACCTTCACCGGCATCGCCGCGGCCGCCGTCACCACCGTGCTCGCGGTGGTCGTCGCCGGACAGGTGACCGAGGGGCGGGACGACGCCGCCGCGCCGGGCCGGTCCGCGCCCGACCAGGGCGACGCGAGCGGCCGTCCCTCCGCGCCGGCGAGTGCCGCGCCGCTGACGTACCAGCAGAAGATGGACCGCACCTACCCGCTGAGCGCCACCCTGAAGGGCTCCGGGAAGTTCGACACGGTCCCCGGCTTCGACAAGGCGCCCGGCACGGGCCAGAAGTACCGCTACCGGGTCGACATCGAGCAGGGTATGGGCCTGGACGGCGCGCTGTTCGCGCAGGCCGTGCAGAAGACGCTGAACGACGACCGGAGCTGGGCGCACGGCGGCGCCCGCACCTTCGAGCGGATCTCCTCCGGCAAGCCCGACTTCGTGATCACCCTGGCCAGCCCCGGCACCACGGCCACCTGGTGCGCCAAGTCCGGCCTGGACACCACCGAGGACAACGTCTCCTGCGACTCGGCCGCCACCCAGCGCGTGATGATCAACGCATACCGGTGGGCCCAGGGAAGCAAGACATACGGCGACAAGATCTACATGTACCGCCAAATGCTGATCAACCACGAGGTCGGCCACCGGCTCGGCCACAACCACGTCACCTGCCAGAGGAACGGCGAACTCGCGCCGGTCATGCAGCAGCAGACCAAGTTCCTCGACCACGACGGAATCCACTGCCTGCCCAACGCCTGGCCCTATCCCAGGAGTTGA
- a CDS encoding TetR/AcrR family transcriptional regulator gives MTAIEQTEAARPRGTRLPRRARRNQLLGAAQEVFVAQGYHAAAMDDIAERAGVSKPVLYQHFPGKLDLYLALLDQHCEALIQSVRSALASTTDNKQRVRATMDAYFAYVEDDGGAFRLVFESDLTNEPAVRERVDKVTNECAEAICDVIAEDTGLSRAESMLLASGLGGLAQVVARSWLHSDRSVPRDHAVQLLASLAWRGIAGFPLHGNEHH, from the coding sequence GTGACAGCCATCGAGCAAACTGAGGCAGCACGCCCGCGCGGCACCCGGCTGCCGCGCCGAGCCCGACGGAACCAGTTGCTGGGCGCGGCCCAGGAGGTCTTCGTCGCACAGGGCTACCACGCGGCGGCGATGGACGACATCGCCGAGCGGGCCGGCGTCAGCAAGCCGGTGCTCTACCAGCACTTCCCGGGCAAGCTCGACCTGTACCTCGCCCTGCTGGACCAGCACTGCGAGGCGCTGATCCAGTCCGTGCGCAGCGCGCTGGCGTCGACGACCGACAACAAGCAGCGCGTCCGGGCGACCATGGACGCCTACTTCGCCTACGTGGAGGACGACGGCGGCGCCTTCCGGCTGGTCTTCGAGTCGGACCTGACCAACGAGCCGGCGGTGCGCGAGCGCGTCGACAAGGTGACGAACGAGTGCGCCGAGGCGATCTGCGACGTCATCGCGGAGGACACCGGGCTCTCGCGCGCGGAGTCCATGCTGCTCGCCTCCGGCCTCGGCGGGCTCGCCCAGGTGGTGGCACGCTCGTGGCTGCACAGCGACCGCAGCGTGCCGCGCGACCACGCGGTGCAGCTGCTGGCCTCGCTCGCGTGGCGGGGCATCGCCGGTTTCCCGCTGCACGGCAACGAGCACCACTGA